A single Streptococcus thermophilus DNA region contains:
- a CDS encoding 4-oxalocrotonate tautomerase translates to MPFVKIDLFEGRSEEQKIELAREVTEVVSRVAKAPKEAIHVFINDMPEGTYYPHGEMKKKN, encoded by the coding sequence ATGCCATTTGTAAAAATTGATCTCTTTGAAGGTCGTTCAGAAGAACAAAAAATTGAACTTGCTCGCGAAGTTACTGAAGTTGTATCACGTGTTGCAAAAGCTCCCAAGGAAGCTATCCATGTTTTCATTAACGATATGCCAGAAGGGACTTACTACCCACATGGTGAAATGAAAAAGAAAAACTAA
- a CDS encoding EbsA family protein — MIKIFGKYRYHWQPELSWLIIYWSLAITPIFIAGVLLFELYSVPSHILMLFTIFVALFGLGFHRYFIIEDYGILRIVSFNIFKPRKVQISDIEKVEVIKTGLCLIFKNGKKCQFYMRKWPKKYFLDALALHPNFKGEVELMDYMTNFDYFAFYEEPKKALKIKLRK, encoded by the coding sequence ATGATTAAAATTTTCGGCAAGTATCGTTACCATTGGCAACCCGAATTATCTTGGCTTATCATTTATTGGTCTTTAGCCATCACGCCAATCTTTATTGCAGGGGTCCTTCTGTTCGAGTTGTACTCGGTGCCCTCACATATTTTGATGCTTTTCACTATTTTTGTTGCTTTATTTGGTCTAGGGTTTCATCGTTACTTTATTATTGAAGATTATGGAATATTGCGTATTGTTTCTTTCAATATTTTTAAACCGCGTAAGGTGCAGATTAGTGATATTGAAAAAGTGGAAGTTATCAAAACCGGCTTGTGCCTCATTTTTAAAAATGGAAAGAAATGTCAGTTTTATATGAGAAAGTGGCCTAAGAAATATTTCTTAGATGCTTTAGCGCTTCATCCTAATTTCAAAGGTGAGGTAGAACTAATGGATTATATGACTAATTTTGATTATTTTGCATTTTATGAGGAACCAAAAAAAGCCCTCAAGATTAAACTTCGCAAATAA
- a CDS encoding SAG1386/EF1546 family surface-associated protein, which produces MSKKPWEDKVSEEESEEVVDADFLDDEDEFEDFEEEGNTSSDEDQEKSSFINSSFLTVLLSLFFIIVVCILFFVFYTSNIGGSKTAASKESLGFSSTSTSKVVKSSSSKKDSSMGEDSEKSTKEKSSSTKASSSSKHVEKGYATDSAATTPSSATAATDGSSIVVQPGEGAASIAARAGISVDELQRLNPDHMTNGYWFANPGDVVKVQ; this is translated from the coding sequence ATGAGTAAAAAACCATGGGAAGATAAGGTTTCTGAAGAAGAGTCGGAAGAAGTAGTTGATGCTGATTTTCTAGATGATGAAGATGAGTTTGAGGATTTTGAAGAAGAGGGAAACACTTCTTCAGATGAGGATCAAGAAAAAAGTAGCTTCATTAATTCGTCATTCTTGACAGTCTTGCTTAGCTTGTTCTTTATTATTGTTGTATGTATTTTGTTCTTTGTTTTCTATACATCAAATATTGGAGGAAGTAAAACTGCGGCGTCTAAGGAATCTTTAGGTTTCTCTTCAACTTCAACTAGCAAAGTCGTTAAATCTTCATCAAGCAAAAAAGATTCAAGTATGGGTGAAGATAGTGAGAAGTCAACTAAAGAGAAATCATCATCAACGAAAGCATCCAGCTCTTCTAAACATGTTGAAAAAGGCTATGCAACTGACTCAGCTGCAACAACACCATCAAGTGCTACAGCAGCAACTGACGGTTCATCAATCGTTGTTCAACCTGGCGAAGGTGCAGCTTCTATCGCAGCTCGTGCAGGTATCTCTGTAGATGAGTTGCAACGTCTGAACCCAGACCACATGACAAATGGATACTGGTTTGCTAACCCAGGAGATGTTGTTAAGGTTCAATAA
- the pepV gene encoding dipeptidase PepV gives MTIDFHAEVDKRKEALMEDLFGLLRINSERDDSKADEKHPFGPGPVKALEHFLALAERDGYKTRNIDNYAGDFEFGQGDEVLGIFAHLDVVPAGSGWDTDPYEPVIKEGKLYARGSSDDKGPTIACYYALKIIKELELPVSKRVRFIVGTDEESGWGDMDYYFAHNGLKDPDFGFSPDAEFPIINGEKGNITAYLHFEGQNDGDFSLVSFNGGLRENMVPESASAEFTAPITLQELESKLNDFVADQAVTGQVTEEAGVFHVTIHGKSAHGMMPQNGINGATYLALFLSQFDFKANAKTYLDLVAETLHQDFFSEKTGLAYTDSKMGELTMNAGVFTFNKESEDNTIALNFRYPQGVNVDGIKAGLEKLEGPKAVSLSEHGHVPHYVPVSDPMVQTLLSVYEKQTGLKGHEQIIGGGTFGRLLKRGVAYGAMFPGYVNTMHQANEFTEVEDLYRAAAIYAEAIYELIK, from the coding sequence ATGACAATTGATTTTCACGCCGAAGTTGATAAACGTAAAGAAGCTTTGATGGAGGACCTTTTTGGTCTTTTGCGTATTAATTCAGAACGTGATGATAGTAAGGCTGATGAAAAGCACCCATTTGGTCCTGGTCCAGTGAAAGCTCTAGAACATTTTCTTGCTTTAGCTGAACGTGATGGTTATAAGACTCGTAATATTGATAATTACGCTGGTGACTTTGAATTTGGTCAAGGTGATGAAGTCTTGGGTATTTTTGCACACTTGGATGTGGTTCCAGCGGGTAGCGGATGGGACACTGATCCTTATGAACCAGTAATCAAAGAAGGAAAGCTTTATGCTCGTGGTTCATCAGATGATAAAGGGCCAACAATAGCTTGTTATTATGCTTTGAAAATTATCAAAGAGCTTGAGCTTCCAGTATCTAAGCGTGTTCGCTTTATTGTTGGTACAGATGAAGAATCTGGTTGGGGTGATATGGATTATTACTTCGCTCATAATGGATTGAAAGATCCTGATTTTGGCTTTTCTCCTGATGCAGAATTTCCAATTATCAATGGGGAAAAAGGAAATATTACTGCCTATCTTCATTTTGAAGGACAAAACGATGGTGACTTTAGCCTCGTAAGCTTTAATGGTGGCTTGCGTGAAAATATGGTCCCTGAATCTGCAAGTGCAGAGTTTACGGCACCTATCACTTTACAGGAACTTGAGTCTAAACTTAATGACTTTGTTGCTGATCAAGCAGTAACCGGTCAAGTGACTGAAGAAGCAGGTGTTTTCCATGTGACTATTCATGGTAAATCAGCTCATGGTATGATGCCTCAAAATGGTATCAATGGGGCAACATACTTAGCACTCTTCCTTAGCCAATTTGACTTCAAAGCTAATGCTAAGACTTATTTGGATTTAGTTGCTGAAACACTTCATCAAGATTTCTTTTCTGAAAAGACAGGTCTTGCCTATACAGATTCTAAAATGGGTGAGTTAACTATGAATGCAGGTGTCTTTACCTTTAACAAGGAATCTGAAGATAATACCATTGCTTTGAACTTCCGCTACCCTCAAGGGGTTAATGTAGATGGTATTAAGGCTGGCCTTGAAAAACTTGAAGGACCTAAGGCGGTCAGTCTTTCAGAACATGGCCATGTGCCGCATTACGTACCAGTTAGTGATCCTATGGTACAGACACTTCTTTCGGTTTATGAGAAACAGACAGGTCTTAAAGGTCATGAACAAATCATTGGTGGTGGGACCTTTGGACGTCTCCTTAAACGTGGTGTTGCTTATGGTGCTATGTTCCCTGGTTATGTCAATACCATGCACCAAGCAAATGAATTTACTGAAGTTGAGGACTTATACCGTGCAGCTGCCATTTATGCAGAAGCTATCTATGAGTTGATCAAATAA
- the pepT gene encoding peptidase T translates to MAYDLLLERFLRYAKINTRSDENATRTPTTQSQVDFALNILKPELEELGLSNIHYLESNGYLVATLPANDDRLTRKIGFISHMDTADFNAEGVSPQVIESYDGGIIPLGTSGYNLDPADFPNLQNYIGQTLITTDGTTLLGADDKSGIAEIMTALAHLKANPEIKHCEIRVGFGPDEEIGIGADKFDVDDFDVDFAYTVDGGPLGELQYETFSAAGAELIFHGRNVHPGTAKGQMVNALQLAIDFHNQLPAEDRPELTDGYQGFNHLQTMTGTVEEANSSYIIRDFETESFENRKAAFRKIADEMNKTYGQTRVDLVIKDQYYNMRQVIEKNMMPVELAKEVMEDLGIVPVIEPIRGGTDGSKISFMGIPTPNLFAGGENMHGRYEYVSLQTMEKAVDVILGIVSKS, encoded by the coding sequence ATGGCCTACGACCTACTCTTAGAGCGTTTTCTACGCTATGCCAAAATTAATACACGTAGTGATGAAAATGCAACAAGGACGCCAACAACACAAAGCCAGGTAGATTTTGCTTTGAATATTCTAAAACCAGAATTGGAAGAACTAGGGTTAAGTAACATCCATTATTTGGAAAGTAATGGTTACCTAGTGGCAACCCTGCCGGCTAACGATGACCGATTAACACGTAAGATTGGTTTCATCTCTCATATGGATACTGCAGATTTTAACGCAGAAGGAGTATCACCCCAAGTTATTGAATCCTATGATGGGGGTATTATTCCTCTTGGAACTTCAGGTTATAACCTAGATCCAGCTGATTTCCCTAATCTCCAGAATTACATCGGTCAGACACTTATTACGACAGATGGCACCACTCTTCTTGGAGCTGATGATAAATCCGGTATTGCTGAGATTATGACAGCATTGGCTCATTTGAAGGCAAATCCTGAAATCAAACATTGTGAAATTCGTGTAGGCTTTGGTCCTGATGAAGAAATTGGAATTGGCGCAGATAAATTTGATGTTGATGATTTTGATGTCGATTTTGCCTACACTGTTGACGGTGGTCCATTGGGTGAATTGCAGTATGAAACCTTCTCTGCCGCGGGTGCAGAGCTGATATTTCATGGCCGTAATGTTCACCCTGGAACAGCAAAAGGTCAGATGGTCAATGCTTTGCAATTAGCAATTGATTTTCATAATCAGTTACCAGCAGAAGATCGTCCAGAGTTGACGGATGGTTATCAAGGTTTCAACCATCTTCAAACAATGACAGGTACTGTTGAAGAAGCAAATTCATCATATATCATTCGTGATTTTGAGACAGAGTCTTTTGAAAATCGTAAAGCAGCCTTCCGAAAGATTGCCGATGAAATGAATAAAACTTATGGTCAGACACGAGTTGATTTGGTAATTAAGGATCAATACTATAACATGCGTCAAGTCATTGAAAAAAATATGATGCCTGTTGAGTTGGCTAAGGAGGTTATGGAGGACCTAGGAATTGTTCCAGTGATTGAGCCAATACGTGGTGGAACAGATGGTTCAAAGATATCCTTCATGGGCATTCCAACGCCAAACCTTTTTGCAGGTGGTGAAAATATGCATGGTCGTTATGAGTACGTTTCTTTGCAGACAATGGAAAAAGCTGTAGATGTTATTCTTGGAATTGTCAGTAAATCTTAA
- the rpmI gene encoding 50S ribosomal protein L35: MPKQKTHRASAKRFKRTGSGGLKRFRAFTSHRFHGKTKKQRRHLRKASMVHSGDFKRIKSMVSQMR; encoded by the coding sequence ATGCCAAAACAAAAAACACACCGCGCATCAGCTAAACGTTTCAAACGTACAGGTTCAGGTGGATTGAAACGCTTCCGTGCCTTCACATCTCACCGTTTCCACGGTAAAACTAAAAAACAACGTCGTCACCTTCGTAAAGCGTCAATGGTACATTCAGGTGACTTTAAACGTATTAAATCAATGGTTTCACAAATGCGTTAA
- a CDS encoding uracil-DNA glycosylase family protein, giving the protein METLEELTQAIMADEQNKTYTEQGIKPLFSIPKTARINIVGQAPGIRAQESGLYWNDPSGDNLRDWMGVSREEFYESGLFAIVPMDFYFPGQGKSGDLGPRKGFADKWHERVLDLAPNIQLTILVGNYAQHYYLHQKSSTKLTDTVKHYRDYLPDYFPLVHPSPRNNIWQAKNPWFMKEVLPDLKELVQKILSQ; this is encoded by the coding sequence ATGGAAACACTTGAAGAATTGACACAAGCTATTATGGCTGACGAACAAAATAAAACGTATACTGAACAAGGTATCAAACCCTTGTTTAGTATTCCAAAAACTGCGAGGATTAATATCGTAGGACAAGCTCCTGGTATCCGAGCTCAAGAGTCTGGACTTTACTGGAATGACCCTAGTGGAGATAATCTACGGGATTGGATGGGTGTGTCGCGAGAAGAATTTTATGAATCAGGTCTGTTTGCCATTGTACCAATGGATTTTTATTTCCCGGGGCAGGGAAAATCTGGAGATTTAGGGCCCCGCAAAGGTTTTGCTGATAAATGGCATGAGAGAGTTCTAGATTTAGCTCCAAATATTCAATTAACTATACTTGTGGGAAACTATGCTCAGCATTACTATTTGCATCAAAAATCATCAACTAAATTAACAGATACAGTTAAACATTACAGAGATTATCTTCCAGACTATTTTCCTTTAGTGCATCCGTCACCACGAAATAATATCTGGCAAGCGAAAAATCCATGGTTTATGAAAGAAGTGCTTCCAGATTTAAAAGAATTGGTTCAAAAAATCTTGAGTCAATGA
- the cmk gene encoding (d)CMP kinase, whose translation MKDIRIAIDGPASSGKSTVAKIIAKNLGYTYLDTGAMYRSATYLALQNGLTEENVPEILDQLSQHPISFGKAADGSPKVYVGDVDITHPIRDNQVTNNVSWVAAIPEVRQELVSQQQRIAQEGGIIMDGRDIGTVVLPDAELKIFMIASVDERAERRYKENIEKGIPADLETLKKEIAERDYKDSHREVSPLRPAEDAITFDTTGVSIDGVVEFIQEKAKKIIDKG comes from the coding sequence ATGAAAGATATTAGAATTGCTATTGATGGTCCTGCGTCAAGTGGAAAAAGTACAGTAGCCAAGATTATCGCAAAAAATCTTGGCTATACTTATCTTGATACAGGAGCTATGTATCGTTCTGCAACTTATCTAGCTTTGCAGAATGGTTTGACTGAGGAAAATGTACCAGAAATTTTAGATCAACTCTCGCAACACCCTATTTCATTTGGGAAAGCGGCAGATGGTAGTCCAAAAGTTTATGTTGGTGATGTTGATATTACACATCCAATTCGTGATAATCAAGTTACAAATAACGTCTCTTGGGTAGCGGCTATTCCAGAAGTACGTCAAGAACTCGTTTCACAACAACAGCGTATTGCTCAGGAAGGTGGTATCATCATGGATGGTCGTGATATTGGTACAGTGGTTTTACCTGATGCAGAACTCAAGATTTTCATGATTGCTTCTGTTGATGAACGTGCAGAACGTCGTTATAAGGAAAATATTGAAAAAGGTATTCCTGCTGATCTCGAGACACTTAAAAAAGAAATTGCTGAACGTGACTATAAAGATAGTCACCGTGAGGTATCACCTCTTAGACCAGCTGAAGATGCCATCACTTTTGATACTACAGGTGTGTCTATTGATGGTGTTGTGGAATTTATTCAAGAAAAAGCAAAAAAAATTATTGACAAAGGATGA
- the rplT gene encoding 50S ribosomal protein L20, whose amino-acid sequence MARVKGGVVSRKRRKRVLKLAKGYYGAKHILFRTAKEQVMNSYYYAYRDRRQKKRDFRKLWITRINAAARLNGLSYSQLMHGLKLAEIEVNRKMLADLAVNDAAAFTALADAAKAKLGK is encoded by the coding sequence ATGGCTCGTGTTAAAGGTGGCGTTGTATCACGCAAACGTCGTAAACGTGTATTGAAACTTGCTAAAGGTTACTATGGTGCAAAACACATCTTGTTCCGTACTGCAAAAGAACAAGTAATGAACTCTTACTACTATGCATACCGTGACCGTCGTCAAAAGAAACGTGATTTCCGTAAACTTTGGATCACACGTATCAATGCGGCAGCTCGTTTGAACGGTTTGTCATACTCACAATTGATGCACGGTTTGAAATTGGCTGAAATTGAAGTTAACCGTAAAATGCTTGCTGATTTGGCAGTTAACGATGCAGCAGCTTTCACAGCTCTTGCAGATGCAGCTAAAGCAAAACTTGGTAAATAG
- a CDS encoding ferredoxin produces MKVSLIPEKCIACGLCQTYSPVFDYDDEGIVRFKDSDQLSRTIENSPETLTAVKSCPTKALICEV; encoded by the coding sequence ATGAAAGTATCATTAATTCCAGAAAAATGTATCGCTTGTGGTTTGTGCCAAACCTACTCTCCCGTCTTTGATTATGATGACGAAGGAATCGTTAGGTTTAAAGATAGCGACCAACTTAGTAGAACGATTGAAAATAGCCCCGAGACTTTGACAGCTGTCAAATCTTGTCCTACTAAAGCCCTTATTTGCGAAGTTTAA
- the infC gene encoding translation initiation factor IF-3, which yields MKIIAKKDLFINDEIRVREVRLVGLDGEQLGIKPLSEAQAIADDANVDLVLIQPQATPPVAKIMNYGKFKFEYQKKQKEQRKKQSVVTVKEVRLSPVIDKGDFETKLRNGRKFLEKGNKVKVSIRFKGRMITHKEIGAKVLAEFAEKTQDIAIIEQRAKMDGRQMFMQLAPIPDKK from the coding sequence GTGAAGATCATAGCTAAGAAAGATCTATTCATTAATGATGAAATTCGCGTTCGTGAAGTTCGTCTTGTTGGTCTTGATGGTGAACAATTGGGCATCAAACCATTGTCAGAAGCACAGGCTATTGCAGATGATGCAAATGTTGACCTGGTTCTTATCCAACCACAAGCTACGCCACCTGTTGCGAAGATTATGAACTATGGTAAGTTCAAATTTGAGTATCAAAAGAAACAAAAAGAACAACGTAAGAAACAAAGCGTTGTTACTGTTAAGGAAGTTCGTTTGAGTCCAGTTATCGATAAAGGTGACTTTGAAACAAAACTTCGTAACGGCCGTAAATTCCTTGAAAAAGGAAACAAGGTAAAAGTTTCTATCCGATTCAAAGGCCGTATGATTACTCATAAAGAAATCGGAGCTAAGGTATTGGCGGAATTTGCTGAAAAAACACAAGATATTGCGATTATTGAGCAAAGAGCTAAGATGGATGGACGTCAAATGTTCATGCAACTTGCACCAATTCCTGACAAAAAATAA
- the tnpA gene encoding IS200/IS605 family transposase — MRQNNSLAHTTWNCKYHIVFAPKYRRQIIYGKYKANIGQIFRLLCERKGIEIHEAEACPDHIYMLVSIPLKLSISSFMGYLKGKSSLMIFDRYANLKYKYGNRKFWYRGLYVDTVGRNQKRIEAYIRNQLQEDVIADQLSLFEEYDPFTGEKNKRK, encoded by the coding sequence ATAAGACAGAATAATAGTTTAGCACATACTACATGGAATTGTAAGTATCATATTGTATTCGCCCCGAAATATAGACGTCAAATAATCTATGGGAAATACAAAGCAAATATTGGTCAAATCTTCCGATTATTATGTGAAAGAAAAGGCATTGAAATTCATGAAGCAGAAGCTTGCCCAGATCATATTTACATGTTGGTGAGTATACCACTGAAGCTAAGTATCTCCTCATTTATGGGATATTTAAAGGGTAAAAGTAGCTTAATGATATTCGACCGATACGCTAATTTAAAGTATAAATATGGGAATCGCAAATTTTGGTATCGAGGGCTTTATGTTGATACGGTTGGGCGAAATCAGAAGCGAATTGAAGCATATATTCGTAATCAATTACAAGAAGACGTGATAGCAGATCAGCTCAGTCTTTTCGAGGAATATGATCCGTTTACAGGTGAGAAGAATAAAAGAAAGTAG
- the lepB gene encoding signal peptidase I, with protein sequence MVKRDLIRNIIIAVLAIVVISLLRVFVLSTHRVTEGQANDYIHAGDYVTFNKKVEPHIKDFILYTVNGKEYTGRVIADEGKSVTAMDDFLYVNDKPVEETYISKDKSAYLATVSPGNFFTDDFSIGTLTDNKQTKIKKGQYLVLNDNRRDTEDSRKFGLIEKDQIKGVISFRLYPLSRFGFVDVD encoded by the coding sequence ATGGTTAAGAGAGATTTAATTCGAAATATTATCATAGCAGTTCTTGCCATTGTAGTGATTTCATTGTTAAGAGTTTTTGTGTTATCAACACACCGTGTAACCGAAGGTCAGGCGAATGACTATATTCATGCAGGTGATTATGTTACTTTCAATAAAAAGGTTGAACCGCATATTAAGGACTTTATCCTGTATACGGTTAATGGTAAGGAATATACCGGCCGTGTCATTGCAGATGAAGGTAAGAGTGTAACAGCTATGGATGATTTTCTTTATGTTAATGATAAACCAGTTGAAGAAACCTATATCAGCAAAGATAAGTCAGCTTATTTAGCAACCGTTTCACCTGGGAATTTTTTCACAGATGATTTTTCAATTGGAACATTGACTGATAATAAGCAAACTAAAATCAAGAAGGGGCAGTACCTTGTATTGAACGATAATCGTCGTGATACTGAAGATAGTCGTAAGTTTGGTCTTATTGAAAAAGACCAAATCAAGGGAGTTATCTCTTTCAGATTGTACCCTCTATCTCGCTTCGGTTTTGTTGATGTGGATTAA